From Mytilus edulis chromosome 9, xbMytEdul2.2, whole genome shotgun sequence, the proteins below share one genomic window:
- the LOC139489887 gene encoding uncharacterized protein, translated as MTITHIRQTFWIPAIRQVVRKMLRRCVTCRKIIGKPYSAPDPPPLPKIRLQEAPPFTATGIDFTGALHVRQIDKSLVKAYICLFTCASTRAIHLEVVTNLTVDTFLQAFRRFVSRKSLPRLILSDNASTFVSASDEITRLCTSEKLQEAFSLQGIDWRFIPKRAPWFGGWWERLIGLTKTSIRKVLGKSLIDLETLQTVTTEIESILNDRPLTYISSDLVDSEPLTPAHLLYGRRINTLPYPRGEDIDIENYDTNITNLDKRAKRQSLIIQQFWNRWKSEYLTSLREFHQKTGNNKRRIEIGDLVQIHDEKPRIGWKTAIVEDLVKGNDGHVRSAVVRTKNGITNRPIVKLYPLEIHIESENKDTEQKTTHPTKKDDVTERQLSTREASKRAKENIKTFYGLSK; from the coding sequence ATGACAATAACTCACATAAGACAGACATTTTGGATACCTGCAATTCGACAAGTTGTTAGAAAAATGCTGAGAAGATGTGTTACATGCCGTAAAATAATAGGAAAGCCATATTCAGCACCCGACCCTCCTCCTTTGCCGAAAATAAGACTACAAGAAGCGCCACCGTTTACGGCTACAGGAATAGATTTTACAGGAGCACTCCATGTAAGACAAATAGACAAGTCGTTAGTTAAAGCATACATTTGCTTATTTACGTGCGCTTCAACTAGAGCAATACATTTGGAAGTAGTAACAAACTTAACAGTGGACACGTTTTTACAAGCGTTTAGGCGTTTTGTTAGCAGAAAATCTTTACCACGATTGATTCTATCAGACAATGCATCTACTTTTGTTTCTGCTTCAGATGAAATAACACGACTATGTACATCTGAGAAATTACAGGAAGCATTTTCATTACAAGGAATTGATTGGCGATTTATACCGAAACGCGCACCATGGTTTGGAGGCTGGTGGGAACGCCTCATTGGTTTAACAAAAACTAGCATACGAAAGGTACTTGGAAAATCGCTAATTGATTTAGAAACACTTCAAACAGTAACAACGGAGATTGAATCTATTCTCAATGATAGACCCTTAACTTACATTTCTTCAGATTTAGTGGATTCGGAACCTCTTACTCCAGCTCATCTTTTATACGGACGACGCATTAATACACTGCCATATCCTCGTGGAGAAGATATTGATATTGAAAACTATGACACGAACATTACGAATTTAGATAAACGTGCAAAGAGACAATCGTTAATAATTCAACAATTTTGGAATCGATGGAAATCAGAGTACCTGACTTCCCTCAGAGAATTTCACCAAAAAACCGGGAATAATAAAAGAAGGATTGAAATTGGAGACTTAGTACAAATTCACGATGAAAAACCTAGAATTGGATGGAAAACCGCAATTGTTGAGGATTTAGTTAAAGGAAATGACGGACATGTTCGTTCAGCAGTTGTGAGAACTAAGAACGGAATTACAAATAGACCAATTGTAAAGTTATATCCGCTCGAAATCCATATAGAGAGTGAAAACAAGGACACGGAACAAAAAACAACACATCCGACGAAGAAAGACGATGTTACAGAAcgacaattatccaccagagaAGCATCTAAACGTGCGAAAGagaacattaaaacattttatgGACTTTCGAAGTAA